The following are from one region of the Juglans regia cultivar Chandler chromosome 10, Walnut 2.0, whole genome shotgun sequence genome:
- the LOC118349556 gene encoding GDSL esterase/lipase At2g42990-like yields MAYMHVSWLFLFHILVLVAKSKAKVPAIIVFGDSSVDAGNNNQIPTIARSNFNPYGRDFPGGRPTGRFSNGRIPPDFISEAFGLKPVIPAYLDPMYNISDFATGVCFASAGTGFDNATSDVLGVIPLWREVELYKDYQKNLKDYVGEWKANEILSEALYLISVGTNDFLENYYALPNRQSQFTIKQYEDFLIILARNFIQELYELGARKMSLTGVPPMGCLPLQRTTNIMDNHGCVERYNNLAVEFNGKLKGLVAMLNKEFPGLKLVFADAFNIFMQIITRPSTYGFEVVGVGCCGTGTFEMSYLCDPRSPFTCTDANKYVFWDAFHPSEKTNQIISHHLFKMFLAKFL; encoded by the exons ATGGCATACATGCATGTCTCATGGTTATTCTTGTTTCACATCCTAGTACTAGTAGCAAAATCCAAAGCCAAAGTTCCGGCAATTATAGTGTTTGGAGACTCATCTGTGGATGCAGGCAACAACAACCAGATTCCGACAATTGCAAGGAGCAATTTCAACCCTTATGGTCGTGATTTCCCCGGTGGCCGGCCGACCGGACGGTTCTCTAATGGTCGCATTCCTCCTGACTTTATCTCCGAGGCTTTCGGCCTCAAGCCAGTAATACCAGCCTACTTGGATCCAATGTATAACATCTCAGATTTTGCTACTGGTGTTTGCTTTGCCTCTGCTGGAACTGGCTTTGACAATGCCACTTCTGATGTGCTG GGAGTGATACCTTTATGGAGGGAAGTGGAGTTATACAAGGACTACCAGAAGAATTTGAAAGACTATGTTGGAGAATGGAAGGCAAACGAAATACTGAGCGAGGCTCTATACTTGATTAGTGTGGGAACAAACGATTTCCTGGAGAACTATTACGCACTCCCTAATCGACAATCCCAGTTCACCATCAAACAGTACGAGGATTTCCTCATCATACTTGCAAGGAATTTCATTCAGGAACTGTATGAACTAGGAGCTCGGAAGATGTCCTTAACTGGGGTTCCTCCAATGGGATGTTTGCCATTGCAGAGGACCACAAATATTATGGATAATCATGGTTGCGTGGAGAGATACAACAACTTGGCCGTGGAATTTAATGGGAAATTGAAGGGTTTGGTGGCAATGCTGAACAAGGAGTTTCCTGGGCTTAAACTGGTTTTTGCAGAtgcatttaacatttttatgcaaattattACCAGGCCCTCTACATATG GATTCGAGGTTGTAGGAGTGGGGTGCTGCGGCACTGGGACATTTGAGATGAGCTACCTCTGCGATCCACGAAGTCCATTTACATGCACAGATGCAAATAAATATGTGTTCTGGGATGCCTTCCATCCTTCTGAGAAAACAAATCAGATAATCTcccatcatttatttaaaatgtttcTGGCCAAGTTCCTTTGA